A window from Citrus sinensis cultivar Valencia sweet orange chromosome 3, DVS_A1.0, whole genome shotgun sequence encodes these proteins:
- the LOC102629177 gene encoding calmodulin-binding protein 60 A isoform X4: MSQKRQQEDGKARAENCPEDKRRKGHTFKNVVQEVMKIQSVQHFLEPVLEPLIRRVVKEEVELALKKHLANMKRNSEKEVHFPESRSLQLQFLNNLSLPVFTGARIEGDDSTIKVALVDTLTGQIVASGSESSAKVEIVVLEGDFDGDESDNWTIEEFKNNIVREREGKKPLLTGDAFLTLKEGIGSVGEISFTDNSSWTRSRRFRLGARVVDNTDETRVREAKTDSFIVRDHRGELYKKHHPPVLFDEVWRLEKIGKDGAFHKRLSRESINTVKDFLTLLVLDPSRLRHKILSNCGPLATPLNKIKGEL, translated from the exons atgtcaCAGAAGAGGCAGCAAGAAGATGGCAAGGCAAGAGCTGAGAATTGTCCTGAGGATAAGCGTAGAAAAGGGCatacttttaaaaa TGTGGTTCAGGAGGTTATGAAGATACAATCGGTTCAGCATTTTCTGGAGCCAGTTCTGGAGCCCTTGATTCGCAGGGTG GTAAAAGAGGAAGTTGAACTGGCTCTAAAAAAGCATTTGGCCAACATGAAACG GAATAGTGAGAAAGAGGTACATTTTCCTGAATCAAGAAGCTTACAACTACAGTTCTTAAATAATCTTTCTCTTCCCGTGTTCACTGGGGCTCGAATTGAGGGAGACGATTCCACTATAAAAGTAGCTTTAGTTGATACTCTTACTGGCCAGATTGTTGCTTCTGGATCTGAATCCTCTGCCAAAGTTGAAATAGTTGTTCTTGAGGGTGACTTTGATGGTGATGAGAGTGACAATTGGACTATTGAAGAGTTTAAGAATAACATTGTTAGGGAGAGAGAGGGAAAGAAACCTCTTCTTACTGGGGATGCATTTCTGACTCTTAAAGAAGGTATTGGTTCGGTGGGTGAGATTTCTTTTACAGATAATTCAAGCTGGACAAGGAGCCGCAGATTCAGACTTGGAGCAAGAGTTGTCGATAACACTGATGAAACTAGAGTGCGGGAGGCAAAGACTGACTCTTTTATTGTCAGGGATCACCGTGGAGAAT TGTATAAGAAACACCACCCTCCAGTTCTGTTTGATGAAGTTTGGAGATTGGAAAAGATTGGTAAAGATGGAGCTTTCCACAAGCGTTTGAGTCGTGAAAGTATCAACACCGTAAAAGATTTCTTGACCCTGCTTGTTCTAGATCCTTCAAGGCTTCGGCAT AAGATTTTATCCAATTGTGGTCCTTTGGCAACTCCGCTGAATAAGATCAAGGGAGAATTATAG
- the LOC102629177 gene encoding calmodulin-binding protein 60 A isoform X3, giving the protein MSQKRQQEDGKARAENCPEDKRRKGHTFKNVVQEVMKIQSVQHFLEPVLEPLIRRVVKEEVELALKKHLANMKRNSEKEVHFPESRSLQLQFLNNLSLPVFTGARIEGDDSTIKVALVDTLTGQIVASGSESSAKVEIVVLEGDFDGDESDNWTIEEFKNNIVREREGKKPLLTGDAFLTLKEGIGSVGEISFTDNSSWTRSRRFRLGARVVDNTDETRVREAKTDSFIVRDHRGELYKKHHPPVLFDEVWRLEKIGKDGAFHKRLSRESINTVKDFLTLLVLDPSRLRHILGTGMSTKMWEVTVEHARTCVLDKRVYLYCPPGTQQKSGVVFNVVGQVMGLLSECQLKLRTW; this is encoded by the exons atgtcaCAGAAGAGGCAGCAAGAAGATGGCAAGGCAAGAGCTGAGAATTGTCCTGAGGATAAGCGTAGAAAAGGGCatacttttaaaaa TGTGGTTCAGGAGGTTATGAAGATACAATCGGTTCAGCATTTTCTGGAGCCAGTTCTGGAGCCCTTGATTCGCAGGGTG GTAAAAGAGGAAGTTGAACTGGCTCTAAAAAAGCATTTGGCCAACATGAAACG GAATAGTGAGAAAGAGGTACATTTTCCTGAATCAAGAAGCTTACAACTACAGTTCTTAAATAATCTTTCTCTTCCCGTGTTCACTGGGGCTCGAATTGAGGGAGACGATTCCACTATAAAAGTAGCTTTAGTTGATACTCTTACTGGCCAGATTGTTGCTTCTGGATCTGAATCCTCTGCCAAAGTTGAAATAGTTGTTCTTGAGGGTGACTTTGATGGTGATGAGAGTGACAATTGGACTATTGAAGAGTTTAAGAATAACATTGTTAGGGAGAGAGAGGGAAAGAAACCTCTTCTTACTGGGGATGCATTTCTGACTCTTAAAGAAGGTATTGGTTCGGTGGGTGAGATTTCTTTTACAGATAATTCAAGCTGGACAAGGAGCCGCAGATTCAGACTTGGAGCAAGAGTTGTCGATAACACTGATGAAACTAGAGTGCGGGAGGCAAAGACTGACTCTTTTATTGTCAGGGATCACCGTGGAGAAT TGTATAAGAAACACCACCCTCCAGTTCTGTTTGATGAAGTTTGGAGATTGGAAAAGATTGGTAAAGATGGAGCTTTCCACAAGCGTTTGAGTCGTGAAAGTATCAACACCGTAAAAGATTTCTTGACCCTGCTTGTTCTAGATCCTTCAAGGCTTCGGCAT ATCCTTGGTACGGGTATGTCTACCAAGATGTGGGAAGTCACAGTGGAGCACGCTCGGACATGTGTACTTGATAAGAGGGTGTATTTGTACTGTCCACCTGGTACTCAGCAGAAATCTGGTGTGGTCTTCAATGTCGTGGGGCAAGTGATGGGACTGCTTTCGGAATGCCA GCTGAAGCTCAGAACTTGGTAA
- the LOC102629177 gene encoding calmodulin-binding protein 60 A isoform X1, translating into MSQKRQQEDGKARAENCPEDKRRKGHTFKNVVQEVMKIQSVQHFLEPVLEPLIRRVVKEEVELALKKHLANMKRNSEKEVHFPESRSLQLQFLNNLSLPVFTGARIEGDDSTIKVALVDTLTGQIVASGSESSAKVEIVVLEGDFDGDESDNWTIEEFKNNIVREREGKKPLLTGDAFLTLKEGIGSVGEISFTDNSSWTRSRRFRLGARVVDNTDETRVREAKTDSFIVRDHRGELYKKHHPPVLFDEVWRLEKIGKDGAFHKRLSRESINTVKDFLTLLVLDPSRLRHILGTGMSTKMWEVTVEHARTCVLDKRVYLYCPPGTQQKSGVVFNVVGQVMGLLSECQYVPIDKLSETQKAEAQNLVICAFKHWEEVVSFEDEASLTGSSSHSSNALCTSSLPMTEISNGSKILASHKMDGADYSQLNAASPDIISSIYSVGGVSGLDDYNLIDGLRYDQALSYPGQIANSLICDTDSISQTFCDEDHLRFFDTDLQSQNLSLESPADLQSAVDGFLMTRSTTLAMGKAQRRWTKLFSVLKWFSIRKIVTLKRIHTREIQRYPTGM; encoded by the exons atgtcaCAGAAGAGGCAGCAAGAAGATGGCAAGGCAAGAGCTGAGAATTGTCCTGAGGATAAGCGTAGAAAAGGGCatacttttaaaaa TGTGGTTCAGGAGGTTATGAAGATACAATCGGTTCAGCATTTTCTGGAGCCAGTTCTGGAGCCCTTGATTCGCAGGGTG GTAAAAGAGGAAGTTGAACTGGCTCTAAAAAAGCATTTGGCCAACATGAAACG GAATAGTGAGAAAGAGGTACATTTTCCTGAATCAAGAAGCTTACAACTACAGTTCTTAAATAATCTTTCTCTTCCCGTGTTCACTGGGGCTCGAATTGAGGGAGACGATTCCACTATAAAAGTAGCTTTAGTTGATACTCTTACTGGCCAGATTGTTGCTTCTGGATCTGAATCCTCTGCCAAAGTTGAAATAGTTGTTCTTGAGGGTGACTTTGATGGTGATGAGAGTGACAATTGGACTATTGAAGAGTTTAAGAATAACATTGTTAGGGAGAGAGAGGGAAAGAAACCTCTTCTTACTGGGGATGCATTTCTGACTCTTAAAGAAGGTATTGGTTCGGTGGGTGAGATTTCTTTTACAGATAATTCAAGCTGGACAAGGAGCCGCAGATTCAGACTTGGAGCAAGAGTTGTCGATAACACTGATGAAACTAGAGTGCGGGAGGCAAAGACTGACTCTTTTATTGTCAGGGATCACCGTGGAGAAT TGTATAAGAAACACCACCCTCCAGTTCTGTTTGATGAAGTTTGGAGATTGGAAAAGATTGGTAAAGATGGAGCTTTCCACAAGCGTTTGAGTCGTGAAAGTATCAACACCGTAAAAGATTTCTTGACCCTGCTTGTTCTAGATCCTTCAAGGCTTCGGCAT ATCCTTGGTACGGGTATGTCTACCAAGATGTGGGAAGTCACAGTGGAGCACGCTCGGACATGTGTACTTGATAAGAGGGTGTATTTGTACTGTCCACCTGGTACTCAGCAGAAATCTGGTGTGGTCTTCAATGTCGTGGGGCAAGTGATGGGACTGCTTTCGGAATGCCAGTATGTTCCCATTGATAAGCTGTCTGAAACCCAAAAG GCTGAAGCTCAGAACTTGGTAATATGTGCCTTTAAACACTGGGAGGAAGTTGTCTCTTTTGAGGATGAAGCCTCTTTAACAGGCAGCTCTTCACACTCATCTAATGCTCTTTGCACATCTAGCTTGCCGATGACAGAGATTTCTAATGGGAGCAAGATTCTGGCTTCTCACAAGATGGATGGTGCTGATTATAGCCAACTGAATGCCGCTTCTCCGGATATCATTTCGTCCATTTATTCAGTTGGGGGTGTCTCTGGTTTGGATGACTATAACTTGATAGACGGTCTTAGATATGACCAAGCTTTGAGTTATCCAGGCCAAATTGCCAACTCCCTTATCTGTGACACAGATTCCATCTCTCAAACATTCTGTGATGAGGATCACCTGCGGTTCTTTGATACAGATCTCCAGTCACAGAATCTCAGTTTAGAATCACCAGCTGATCTACAAAGTGCTGTTGACGGCTTCCTAATGACACGCTCCACAACTCTTGCGATGGGAAAAGCTCAGAGGAGGTGGACCAAGCTGTTTAGTGTGCTGAAGTGGTTCTCTATAAGGAAAATTGTGACTTTGAAAAGAATTCATACTCGAGAAATTCAGAGATATCCTACTGGGATGTGA
- the LOC102629177 gene encoding calmodulin-binding protein 60 A isoform X2 yields the protein MKIQSVQHFLEPVLEPLIRRVVKEEVELALKKHLANMKRNSEKEVHFPESRSLQLQFLNNLSLPVFTGARIEGDDSTIKVALVDTLTGQIVASGSESSAKVEIVVLEGDFDGDESDNWTIEEFKNNIVREREGKKPLLTGDAFLTLKEGIGSVGEISFTDNSSWTRSRRFRLGARVVDNTDETRVREAKTDSFIVRDHRGELYKKHHPPVLFDEVWRLEKIGKDGAFHKRLSRESINTVKDFLTLLVLDPSRLRHILGTGMSTKMWEVTVEHARTCVLDKRVYLYCPPGTQQKSGVVFNVVGQVMGLLSECQYVPIDKLSETQKAEAQNLVICAFKHWEEVVSFEDEASLTGSSSHSSNALCTSSLPMTEISNGSKILASHKMDGADYSQLNAASPDIISSIYSVGGVSGLDDYNLIDGLRYDQALSYPGQIANSLICDTDSISQTFCDEDHLRFFDTDLQSQNLSLESPADLQSAVDGFLMTRSTTLAMGKAQRRWTKLFSVLKWFSIRKIVTLKRIHTREIQRYPTGM from the exons ATGAAGATACAATCGGTTCAGCATTTTCTGGAGCCAGTTCTGGAGCCCTTGATTCGCAGGGTG GTAAAAGAGGAAGTTGAACTGGCTCTAAAAAAGCATTTGGCCAACATGAAACG GAATAGTGAGAAAGAGGTACATTTTCCTGAATCAAGAAGCTTACAACTACAGTTCTTAAATAATCTTTCTCTTCCCGTGTTCACTGGGGCTCGAATTGAGGGAGACGATTCCACTATAAAAGTAGCTTTAGTTGATACTCTTACTGGCCAGATTGTTGCTTCTGGATCTGAATCCTCTGCCAAAGTTGAAATAGTTGTTCTTGAGGGTGACTTTGATGGTGATGAGAGTGACAATTGGACTATTGAAGAGTTTAAGAATAACATTGTTAGGGAGAGAGAGGGAAAGAAACCTCTTCTTACTGGGGATGCATTTCTGACTCTTAAAGAAGGTATTGGTTCGGTGGGTGAGATTTCTTTTACAGATAATTCAAGCTGGACAAGGAGCCGCAGATTCAGACTTGGAGCAAGAGTTGTCGATAACACTGATGAAACTAGAGTGCGGGAGGCAAAGACTGACTCTTTTATTGTCAGGGATCACCGTGGAGAAT TGTATAAGAAACACCACCCTCCAGTTCTGTTTGATGAAGTTTGGAGATTGGAAAAGATTGGTAAAGATGGAGCTTTCCACAAGCGTTTGAGTCGTGAAAGTATCAACACCGTAAAAGATTTCTTGACCCTGCTTGTTCTAGATCCTTCAAGGCTTCGGCAT ATCCTTGGTACGGGTATGTCTACCAAGATGTGGGAAGTCACAGTGGAGCACGCTCGGACATGTGTACTTGATAAGAGGGTGTATTTGTACTGTCCACCTGGTACTCAGCAGAAATCTGGTGTGGTCTTCAATGTCGTGGGGCAAGTGATGGGACTGCTTTCGGAATGCCAGTATGTTCCCATTGATAAGCTGTCTGAAACCCAAAAG GCTGAAGCTCAGAACTTGGTAATATGTGCCTTTAAACACTGGGAGGAAGTTGTCTCTTTTGAGGATGAAGCCTCTTTAACAGGCAGCTCTTCACACTCATCTAATGCTCTTTGCACATCTAGCTTGCCGATGACAGAGATTTCTAATGGGAGCAAGATTCTGGCTTCTCACAAGATGGATGGTGCTGATTATAGCCAACTGAATGCCGCTTCTCCGGATATCATTTCGTCCATTTATTCAGTTGGGGGTGTCTCTGGTTTGGATGACTATAACTTGATAGACGGTCTTAGATATGACCAAGCTTTGAGTTATCCAGGCCAAATTGCCAACTCCCTTATCTGTGACACAGATTCCATCTCTCAAACATTCTGTGATGAGGATCACCTGCGGTTCTTTGATACAGATCTCCAGTCACAGAATCTCAGTTTAGAATCACCAGCTGATCTACAAAGTGCTGTTGACGGCTTCCTAATGACACGCTCCACAACTCTTGCGATGGGAAAAGCTCAGAGGAGGTGGACCAAGCTGTTTAGTGTGCTGAAGTGGTTCTCTATAAGGAAAATTGTGACTTTGAAAAGAATTCATACTCGAGAAATTCAGAGATATCCTACTGGGATGTGA